Part of the Syntrophorhabdus sp. genome is shown below.
CGGCGCATCTGCCGGCGGCAGTGCGCTCGGCCTCGACTATATCTGGCCGACGCAGCAAAAGTTGGGAAGGGAGCCCGGCGGGAATTTTCGGCGGCGGTGCGAGTGAATCAGACCTCGGTTCGATAGCAAAAGAGGATGCCGTCTCACCGCACAAGAGGGCCAGGGCATTCTCATACAGCCCACGACGTCGTCGCGCATTGCTCAAATCGGATTGCACGTTGGCGTGTTCGTTTTCCGCACGGCTCACGTCGGCGGGGAGAGCGAGACCATGGTCAAGTCGGGTCTGATTTACCGCAAGCGCGTTTTTTCTCAGTAACAGAGCGCGTTGGAGAATCTCAATCTCTGAATCCAGCGAGCGCAACCTGAAATAGTTGTCAGCTAAGTCAGCGGTGAGGTTGAGCATTATGGTGTCTCGTGCGGCTTCAATGGCATCCGCCCGGGCTTGGGCAGATTGGATGCTCCGTTTCACGCGTCCCCACAAATCGAGCTCATAGCCAGCATCAAGGGAGGCGCGGAAATAATCTTCTTCCAGCTGAGCCAGATCACCTGCTGCAATATTGCCCTGTGAGCCATGGGCTGAGTACCGAGAGCGCTCCACCGAGGAATTGAGGTTCAACGATGGATACCTGTCAGCCTTTGCCAGGCGCAGGTTCGCCCGGTTTTCATCGACACGGGCTATGGCTTCCAGCAAGTTCTGGTTTGCACCAATCGCGCGACGTTGGAGATCATTCAATGTTTCATCCCCAAAGATCGTCCACCAGTCTCTGGGAATGCTCTGGATAAGCGTGTTGGTTTGTTGTCCTTTCCAGGTTGCTGGCGTTTCCATCGATGGAGGTTTGACCTCCGGGCCGACGACCGCGCAGCCGGCGATCAATAAGGCCAGACAGACAGTGATAGTTGTTTTCATTGCGTGCGCCTCATTCCTCGATGAACAGATTCATCTGCTGCCCCACGTAAATGCGGCGGTTTAGATCGTTGGGAAATTTGTAGATGACCTGAAGGACGCGCGTGTCCACACGCTCGGCACTCGAACCGGTCAGGTTGCGTTTCGGCGTAACGTACGGCTCGATGCGGACAAACTCCATCCTGATGGGATTCTGGGTGTCCCCCTTCAGGTAGCCAACGGCCTTGCTGGCTGGCTTTACCCGTGGCGCAAGCTGTTCGTCCACATCGGCGCGTACCTGGAGTTCAGTAATCGAACCAAGCAGCATCGGCGCAGGGCTTGAGCCGGATATGGCAAACTCTCCGGGGCGGGTGTTCACCTGCAGGACCGTCCCGCTGATCGGAGCGCGCACAGTAAGTCGCTCAATCAGAGTCTTTGTGTGGTTGACCGCAGCGCGAGCTAGTTCGACGCGGGCTTGAGCGATCGCAAACTCATCGCGGCGCGTCTCTGCTTCCTCCTTCGACACTCCGCTCATGGGGAGTAACGCCTCGGTGCGTTCGTGCTGGTGGCGAGCTTTGACCAACTCGGCTTTCCGTACTAAAAGATCCGCCTGCTCGGTACGGAGTTCAGCCTGGAGACCA
Proteins encoded:
- a CDS encoding efflux transporter outer membrane subunit; the encoded protein is MKTTITVCLALLIAGCAVVGPEVKPPSMETPATWKGQQTNTLIQSIPRDWWTIFGDETLNDLQRRAIGANQNLLEAIARVDENRANLRLAKADRYPSLNLNSSVERSRYSAHGSQGNIAAGDLAQLEEDYFRASLDAGYELDLWGRVKRSIQSAQARADAIEAARDTIMLNLTADLADNYFRLRSLDSEIEILQRALLLRKNALAVNQTRLDHGLALPADVSRAENEHANVQSDLSNARRRRGLYENALALLCGETASSFAIEPRSDSLAPPPKIPAGLPSQLLLRRPDIVEAERTAAGRCAEIGVAKAAFLPTIKLTGAAGLESIELRDLFTWDGRLWSIGPSVSLPIFSGGRNRANLKAAEARYKQAVAAYRQGVLAAFRDVENALVNIREYSVQESALLRAKGAAKRTSDYFRQRLHGGMIGYLDVVDAERTLLQAERSVVQNLASRNIATVQLIKALGGGWEGLAPQDQSPDNQVFD
- a CDS encoding biotin/lipoyl-binding protein; protein product: MSTQWRKLSLWIALIGIATVIFMVYKTTTVEPVPPPPAPPAQKPADHVIAAAGMVEALRENTSIAVPASALVMEIFVREWDKVKAGAPLLRLDDRGLQAELRTEQADLLVRKAELVKARHQHERTEALLPMSGVSKEEAETRRDEFAIAQARVELARAAVNHTKTLIERLTVRAPISGTVLQVNTRPGEFAISGSSPAPMLLGSITELQVRADVDEQLAPRVKPASKAVGYLKGDTQNPIRMEFVRIEPYVTPKRNLTGSSAERVDTRVLQVIYKFPNDLNRRIYVGQQMNLFIEE